In Chlorocebus sabaeus isolate Y175 chromosome 5, mChlSab1.0.hap1, whole genome shotgun sequence, one genomic interval encodes:
- the LOC140711706 gene encoding uncharacterized protein has translation MIVTHASASPATNAWCMHTRPGSSLHMHASVHTSLSQTSIHTHFSHSLPSTPTSHFHTHLTLSSFHTHLSLTFHIHLTLTSTPTSHTLLLLHPPLSPPSTLTSLLPHPPLTLASFYTHLSHLFPHSPLTFHTHLSYSPPSTSTSHLHTHLSHLHTHLSHSPPSTSTSHSPPHPRHTHLLPHSPLTFHTHLSHSPPSTSTSHLHTHLSHSPPSTSTSHLHTHLSHSPPCTPTSLTSFHTHLSPSTPTSHTHLLPHPPHTSTHTSLTSFHIHLTPPHPPITLTSFHIHLTLTSTPLSHSPPSTPTSHSPSTPTSCSHPSTPTSHSPSTLTSLLLPHPPLSSFHTHLTLTSFHTHLTLTSFHNHVSHTSFHTPHPRQKHPLLSPQPFWLSFLFLISFVPHVRFEGGFLYSRKHLLIRWSFRAEVQVSRCCSLK, from the coding sequence ATGATAGTGACACATGCCAGTGCCTCTCCTGCCACTAATGCCTGGTGCATGCACACGCGCCCAGGCTCCTCATTGCACATGCATGCCTCTGTCCACACCAGCCTCTCACAAACGTCCATTCACACCCACTTCTCACACTCACTGCCTTCCACACCCACCTCACACTTCCACACCCACCTCACACTCTCCTCCTTCCATACCCACCTCTCACTCACCTTCCACATCCACCTCACACTCACTTCCACACCCACCTCTCACACTCTCCTCCTTCTACACCCacctctctcacctccttccacACTCACCTCTCTCCTTCCACACCCACCTCTCACACTCGCCTCCTTCTACACCCACCTCTCTCACCTCTTTCCACACTCACCTCTCACCTTCCACACCCACCTCTCATACTCACCTCCTTCCACATCCACctcacacctccacacacacctatCACACCTCCACACCCACCTATCACACTCACCTCCTTCCACATCCACCTCACACTCACCTCCACACCCCCGTCACACTCACCTCCTTCCACACTCACCTCTCACCTTCCACACCCACCTCTCACACTCACCTCCTTCCACATCCACCTCACACCTCCACACCCACCTCTCACACTCACCTCCTTCCACATCCACCTCACACCTCCACACCCACCTCTCACACTCACCTCCTTGTACACCCacctctctcacctccttccacACCCACCTCTCACCTTCCACACCCACCTCTCACACTCACCTCCTTCCACATCCACctcacacctccacacacacctctctcacctccttccacATCCACCTCACACCTCCACACCCACCTATCACACTCACCTCCTTCCACATCCACCTCACACTCACCTCCACACCCCTGTCACACTCACCTCCTTCCACACCCACCTCACACTCACCTTCCACACCCACCTCATGCTCTCATCCTTCCACACCCACCTCACACTCACCTTCCACACTcacctctctcctccttccacacccacctctctcctccttccacaCCCACCTCACACTCACCTCCTTCCACACCCACCTCACACTCACCTCCTTTCACAACCACGTCTCACACACCTCCTTCCACACTCCACATCCCCGTCAGAAGCACCCTCTCTTGTCCCCCCAGCCTTTCtggctctcttttctctttctcatctcaTTTGTCCCGCACGTGCGTTTTGAGGGTGGCTTTCTCTACAGCCGAAAGCACTTGCTCATCAGATGGTCCTTCAGAGCGGAAGTGCAGGTGTCACGGTGCTGTTCTTTGAAGTAG